The region GTTTTACCAAGCCCCGGTGCGGAGCTTAAAAAGAGAGTGCTGCACGAAAGTGAATCGCGTGTAATACCTTGTGATGCGGCAAATGCAAGATCATTACTTGGTCCTACAACAAAGCTGTCGAAATCAAATCGCCAGTCCAATGCTTTAGAAACCAGAGTATGTTCTACAGGAAGCGACTGCTGAACAACACGTTTATTGTCAGCACCAAAAAGCACCGGAGCAGCCACAGGCTGCGCTTCTGGCACAGGTGTAGCTTCAGCCACAACGGGTTGTGGCTTAGCTTTTGGTTTTACAATAGCTTTCGCGGCACCTGCAACAACAGTAATGGTAGGACGTTCACCGATAACAGAAGTAGCAGCTTCCGCAATATCGTTCACCAGACGCTCACGCACCCATGATGCCACGAAATCATTGGAAGCTGTCAGTCGAATAGCAGTGCCATCAACTTCAGCCTGTAATGGTGAAATCCATACTTTGAAAATGCCGGGGTTTAGGCTTTCTTGTAGAATTTCTCGAATTTGACCCCAAATATCAATCATGGGGATATTCCTACGTTCTTTCATGCTTTTCCGCAATTCGAGTTAAACCAGTGATACCTGTTAGTCTCTGCACAGGCACAATCATCCGGCTAAGTTTAACAATATCTCGATTTATATACCTTTTTTAGTAAAACACTATTTTCAGGCGAAATATTCGATACACGTACAACCAGAGTTGACGCGGTAGACTTTATATTTTTAACAGTTCTGTGGAAAAGTTTTCCACAATCAATCCTGTCAAAAACTGAAGAGTTCGCTTTTTAAAGCTAATATCTGAAAAAGGCAATCATCTGACGCACTTTTTATTCTAGCTTTTTTGTAAAAAGGGCTACGAGAGGCTCACACAAATAAAAGTGTTACTGCTATTAAAAATCGGATAAGCTTTATTTACAGCGAGTTATATAAATCACAAAGAATCCATCAACTGGTTCGAAAGCGGTATAAAACACCTAAAAAAACTCATCACTACCAAATATAAGCTGTTATACGCGGTATGAGCCGATTATTTACGGAAGTGGATAACGACCGCAGGTAAACTTCTCTCCCTCAGGGCAGTACTTTAATTTCTCACAGCGAGCACCCGCGTCTTCAAAGACGCACGGCAATTCTTTGCGGCAAATAGCCAACATCTGGTTTGCCATTGCTCTAATTTCCCATTGTGCCCGCGTGCAGCAGCGGTGCTCGAAAAAGTTGAGCAGGCTTCGACAGTTCATTGTTACTACAATTTTGGACTCAGTAGCCTGCGGAAGCACAAAGCGTGCATCCTCTTTTGCTTTTTCGCCTCGCCCATTTTCCTCAAGAATTTTTTTCAAATCTTGATAAGCGCTGCTGACTTCTTCTAAAAAAGTATCAAATCTCGCCTGCGCTTCTGGGATCTTGGCAAACGCCGGAGGCAAAATGTAGTCGAAGTCACTTCCATCAACATAGCGCTGGCTCTGCTGAGAAAATGAAGCAATACGATGACGCACTAGCTGATGTGTCAACGCACGGGATACACCTTCAATAGCAAAGGTAAACGAGACATGCTCAATCGGGCTGGCGTGGCCGGATTCCATAACTTTGCGAATAAACGCAGCCTGTTTTTCGGCAGAAATATCCCCGTCTACAAGCTTTGTGTGCATATCGCCCACAAAACCGGCATGGTAGCACTGCCTGAAAGCTGCATAAATAACAGCCATCGGCTCTGGAGTTGAAGCAACAAGCTCTACCCTGCATGTTTTCTGAGGCATACTTCCTCCTCGACTATGAGTTACGGCAACCTATGCCAAAAAATTCAAATGACGATACGCCTTAGCCGTTGCAACACGGCCTCTATGCGTTCGCTTAATAAACCCACATTGAATCAAGTACGGTTCGTAAATATCTTCAATGGTTTTTACGTCTTCAGAACAGGCAACAGCGAGAGTTTTTGCACCTACAGGCCCCCCGCCATAATGTTCAATAAGAACACTCAAAAGCTTTCTATCCATCTGATCCAGACCGCTTTCGTCAACGTCCATCATCTGCAACGCACTGCTGGCAAGTTCTGCATCAACAATAACTCCACCTTTTACTGTGGCAAAGTCACGCACACGGCGCAGCAACCTGTTGGCAATACGAGGCGTACCACGGGAACGACGACCTATTTCCAAAGCGCCGTCCGGTGCTATTTCAACGCCTAAAATGCGTGCAGTGCGGGTAACAATTGTTGCGAGTTCTTGCGGAGTGTAAAATTCCAGACGGCAGATTACGCCAAATCTATCGCGCAACGGTGAAGACAATAATCCGATGCGGGTTGTGGCTCCTACCAGAGTGAAGGGCTCTAAGTCAATCTTTACTGTTCGAGCGCCTGGTCCTTGCCCGATCACAAGATCAAGTTTGAAGTCTTCCATTGCAGGATACAGCACTTCTTCAACACTGATAGGCATACGATGAATTTCATCCACGAACAAAATGTCGTTGCGCCCAAGGTTGGTCAAAATTGCTGCAAGATCACCACTGCGTTCCAAAACAGGCCCTGAGGTCGAAACAATATTTACCCCAAGCTCTTCCGCCATAATCTGAGAAAGCGTTGTTTTGCCAAGCCCCGGATTGCCATAAAACATGGTATGATCCATTGCTTGTTCACGGGTTTTCGCAGCCTGAATATATACTTTTAAATTTTTACGCAGTTCTTCTTGTCCAATGAAATCATCAAGGGACGAAGGGCGAATGGATTCATCCATGCAAATATTCTGGTCAGTCTCCATTCCTTATCCCTTAGCAAGAGCTTTAAGCGCACTACGCAGGGCACTGCCCACGTCGAGATCCGGCTCATTTTTCAAAATAGTTTTAAGCAGCGGAGAAGCTTCATCTTCGCTGTACCCAAGGTTTGCAAGACCATCTAAGGCATCACGGTAAACGCTTGTTTTCGGTGCATCGTCCTTACCGGAAACAACCGGCATTTCATCGACTTTAAGCTTATATTTTAATTCAAGAAAAATATGCTGTGCGCCTTTTTTTCCGATGCCGGAAACTTGCGTCAACGCATTAATATCTTCTTCAAATACAATCCGACGCAAATCATCAGGACGGTATACAGACAAAATGCCCAGTGCTGTTTTGCCACCAACTTTTGAAATCGAAATCAGCGTCGTGTACATCTGGCGCTCATCCCACGATTCAAAGCCGTACAACTCCAAGGCGTCTTCGCGCACAACGGTGTACACAAAAATGGCGATTTCTCCGCCTTTTGCTGGAACACGATTCATTGTATGGGCTGGCAAACGAACCTCGTATCCGACACCGCCTGTAGTGACGACGATGACACTTTGTTCCGTTACCTCTGCAATTTTACCTTCAAGATATGCGATCATAATGTATGCTTTTAAAAATTTCTTTCTGTATGAATTAAACCGGTAACTGAAATGCTTACCCGACAAAAGACAGCCTTTGGGAGCTGTCAAAATCTATTACCCAAGACGCTTCAATAAATAAAGCTGGTTTTACATTTGAAAAAAGCATTTTAGCGTACATTACAATCCGCAACACCGTATGCATCTCATGAAACATGGATGCTTACTCAGCTTCTTTCCCAATACCATAGGATAGTTATGAAAGCACTCTGTTAGAATCTAGGCAAACGACCTACAGAAATTTTGAGTATCTGGTTGTATTGAGATGACAGACTGCTGCTGCGAGAGCATCGGAAGTATCTAATGCCCACTTAGGCTGTTTAACGCCTAAAATTTGCGCCACCATAAACGCAACTTGCTCTTTAGCAGCACGCCCACCGCCGACAATAGTTTGTTTGATTTTTGTAGGCTCATAACTGAACACATCAATATCGCTTGCAGCGCAGGCAGCAAGAGCCACACCACGAGCCTGCCCAAGTTTGAGTGCAGACGCTGGGTTTTTAGCAGTAAACACGTTTTCTACAGCGGCAACTGTGGGCTTATGCAACCGGACAATGGCATCCAGTTCCTTAAAAATGACACCCATGCGCCTCGCAAAATCTTTATCAGTAGCGCGGATTGCGCCACAGTCTACCAGTTTAGCCACACCGGAAATTTCTTCTACTACCCCCCATCCCATCACACGGGAGCCGGGATCAATGCCGAGCACTCTTGTTACAGTCAAAACATTCTCCACTGTTCACATACTATTGTAGTATAAATACTCACTATGAAGCCTCAATACTTTTTCGTCCAGTAGGGAATAGTACAACTTCAAGTTCAAACACATCAATAAGAAAGGAGAGAGTTAAAAACTCTCTCCTTCTGTAGTATCTTTTTTACAAAACGCAGCACGTATCGTCACCACAGCTATTGTACAGAAAATACATTTTTTGCACGAACACTGTGTTGGCATTGCCTGCGCTATGCGCGGCTAACCTTACTCAGCGTTAAGCTCAGCCATTACGTCGTCAGATACGTCCATGTTAGTAAATACGTTCTGTACGTCGTCATTTTCTTCGAGAAGATCAATGAGGCGGAGCATTTTTTTAGCGCCGTCTGCATCAAGCTCAATGGTGTTTTGAGGAATTTTAGCCATTTCAGCAGATTCGATTGCAATGCCAGCTTCTTCAAAAGCGGTGCGTACTGCTTCCATGTCTGTTGGTTCACAACGGATATCCCAGTTTTCATCTTCTTCGATGATATCTTCTGCACCAGCTTCAAGACCGAGATCCATTACCTGCTCTTCGGTAATAGCATCTTTCTTGATGATGATCTGACCTTTGTTGTCGAACATCCATGCAACAGAACCAGCTTCGCCCATGTTACCGTTACCTTTGTTCAAGGTGTGGCGCATTTCAGCAACGATGCGGTTTTTGTTATCAGAAGCAACTTCAATAAGGATAGCTACGCCACCGGGACCATATCCTTCATAGGTAATCTCGTGGATATCGCCACCAGCAAGTTCGCCGGTACCTTTTTTAATTGCGTTTTCAATTTTATCTTTAGGCAGGTTTACTGCTTTAGCAGCAGCAATAGCAGAGCGAAGACGCGGGTTGTTAGCAACGTCACCACTAATTTTTGCTGCAATAATAATCTCTTTTGCCGCGCGGGTGAACTGCTTGGAACGTACAGCGTCCTGACGACCTTTACGGTGCTTAATGTTAGCCCATTTACTATGTCCAGCCATGATTCCTCCTTACGTGGTTGCAACTAATTCGCTGCAACTGGAACACTAAAAAATACACACACCCAAACCATATAGGGTGCTAAAAATCAAAGGAAGTCGATTCAAGCTCAGCGGCTAATATTCGTATTCGAACTTCTTGCCGTTAAACCCAAGACCGACATAAAAAATTTCCTTACTTTCGTCGCGTGAGCTTTTAGGCTTAAAAGACTTCACGCTCTTAAAGTATTTACGCATAGAAGCGGCGTACGCTTGTACATCAGGTCCCATAAATATCTTTACAATAAAGCTGCCTGTAGGCTTTAAGCAGTAGCAAGCCACGTTAAGCGCTTCGTAACAAAGCTCGGCAGACCGAGCCTGATCTGTAAATTTATGACCTGTTGTTTTTGGTGCCATATCGCTGATAACAACATCAAACGGCATTATTTCAGCAAGTACGTCTTCAAACTCCTGAGAACGCTCAAATACGTCTTCTTGCATAAAGCGGACATTCGTCGGGAACTCTGTTTCAGTCGTCTGAATATCAGCACCGATAACAAGCCCTTTTTCGCCCACTTTCTCAGCAGCACCAAGAGACCATGAACCGGGAGCGGCACCAAGGTCGAGCACTTTCATACCTTTAGAAAAGATACCAAACCGCTTATCAATTTCTTTCAGTTTATATACTGACCGTGCGGGATAATTGTCTTGTTTAGCCCGCAGGAAGTAATGATCACGATATTTTTTCATAATAAAACCTGTGCAGTTGTACAGTAAAGCGCAGTCAACGCCAAGCGGCATACAATCAGACACCGCAAGGTATCATAATGCTGTCGTTGTATCATTTCTGCACAAAAACAACACAAATGGTTACCGCGTGATGTCACACCAGAGCTAAACGCTGACGTGACGAATAATCCGCAATGGATGTAAAGGGAAAGTGAGATTTCTGCAAGTTTAACGCTACAGCATATTCGGAGCAGCTAGCTGAGGTTGAAGACGCAGACCCTCGATTGCGATACGAGCACACGCTTCCGCATCGGAACCT is a window of Halodesulfovibrio sp. DNA encoding:
- the thyX gene encoding FAD-dependent thymidylate synthase, whose product is MPQKTCRVELVASTPEPMAVIYAAFRQCYHAGFVGDMHTKLVDGDISAEKQAAFIRKVMESGHASPIEHVSFTFAIEGVSRALTHQLVRHRIASFSQQSQRYVDGSDFDYILPPAFAKIPEAQARFDTFLEEVSSAYQDLKKILEENGRGEKAKEDARFVLPQATESKIVVTMNCRSLLNFFEHRCCTRAQWEIRAMANQMLAICRKELPCVFEDAGARCEKLKYCPEGEKFTCGRYPLP
- the ruvB gene encoding Holliday junction branch migration DNA helicase RuvB; protein product: METDQNICMDESIRPSSLDDFIGQEELRKNLKVYIQAAKTREQAMDHTMFYGNPGLGKTTLSQIMAEELGVNIVSTSGPVLERSGDLAAILTNLGRNDILFVDEIHRMPISVEEVLYPAMEDFKLDLVIGQGPGARTVKIDLEPFTLVGATTRIGLLSSPLRDRFGVICRLEFYTPQELATIVTRTARILGVEIAPDGALEIGRRSRGTPRIANRLLRRVRDFATVKGGVIVDAELASSALQMMDVDESGLDQMDRKLLSVLIEHYGGGPVGAKTLAVACSEDVKTIEDIYEPYLIQCGFIKRTHRGRVATAKAYRHLNFLA
- the ruvA gene encoding Holliday junction branch migration protein RuvA; its protein translation is MIAYLEGKIAEVTEQSVIVVTTGGVGYEVRLPAHTMNRVPAKGGEIAIFVYTVVREDALELYGFESWDERQMYTTLISISKVGGKTALGILSVYRPDDLRRIVFEEDINALTQVSGIGKKGAQHIFLELKYKLKVDEMPVVSGKDDAPKTSVYRDALDGLANLGYSEDEASPLLKTILKNEPDLDVGSALRSALKALAKG
- the ruvC gene encoding crossover junction endodeoxyribonuclease RuvC, with the protein product MTVTRVLGIDPGSRVMGWGVVEEISGVAKLVDCGAIRATDKDFARRMGVIFKELDAIVRLHKPTVAAVENVFTAKNPASALKLGQARGVALAACAASDIDVFSYEPTKIKQTIVGGGRAAKEQVAFMVAQILGVKQPKWALDTSDALAAAVCHLNTTRYSKFL
- a CDS encoding YebC/PmpR family DNA-binding transcriptional regulator is translated as MAGHSKWANIKHRKGRQDAVRSKQFTRAAKEIIIAAKISGDVANNPRLRSAIAAAKAVNLPKDKIENAIKKGTGELAGGDIHEITYEGYGPGGVAILIEVASDNKNRIVAEMRHTLNKGNGNMGEAGSVAWMFDNKGQIIIKKDAITEEQVMDLGLEAGAEDIIEEDENWDIRCEPTDMEAVRTAFEEAGIAIESAEMAKIPQNTIELDADGAKKMLRLIDLLEENDDVQNVFTNMDVSDDVMAELNAE
- a CDS encoding RlmE family RNA methyltransferase; this encodes MKKYRDHYFLRAKQDNYPARSVYKLKEIDKRFGIFSKGMKVLDLGAAPGSWSLGAAEKVGEKGLVIGADIQTTETEFPTNVRFMQEDVFERSQEFEDVLAEIMPFDVVISDMAPKTTGHKFTDQARSAELCYEALNVACYCLKPTGSFIVKIFMGPDVQAYAASMRKYFKSVKSFKPKSSRDESKEIFYVGLGFNGKKFEYEY